The Labilithrix sp. genome includes a window with the following:
- a CDS encoding type II secretion system protein: MSIPRRKTSLRRARARGFTLTELMVALVMGLIVALASVALARSATLTFHEEVRTSSTEMALRMGADRLRQDLSRASFMSTPNIVLDPKVARLANVPDGDANVARYAGILRLRGLRIDVGSTQFGVPAPLTDVGIVPDAVEIVGNMTSDDAYSGTITMNAGAGGGCANAQTITLDPNADAAVYQLAGMSASVPYDDTRFRNNARTAFQPVAGRRFLAQVTDAIGCHHYVPVCNVDVAGGRLAVTVSGDTNLRGVLYANSGSGVGGDSYENPAGGVARGCGSSEGGRVTIAPLSRVVWRLALATESMNASFHTEPGLGQVAKVDLVRQVIDFDGVAVGPPEVIAEYATDLKFGIVLDVPGATGAARHVVYDMDTDNGNGSIFNATNGPNSILPGQPGPQRVRSVRFRLAIRAAVADREVDLPTGVATSRARVCVDTATPCRKFARVRTVVSEVALTNQAGAFY; encoded by the coding sequence ATGAGCATCCCCCGTCGCAAGACCAGCCTCAGGCGCGCGCGCGCGCGCGGCTTCACGCTCACCGAGCTGATGGTCGCGCTCGTCATGGGCCTCATCGTCGCCCTCGCGTCGGTCGCCCTCGCCCGCTCGGCGACCCTCACCTTCCACGAGGAGGTAAGGACGTCGTCGACCGAGATGGCGCTCCGCATGGGGGCGGATCGCCTGCGGCAGGACCTCTCGCGCGCGTCCTTCATGTCGACCCCGAACATCGTGCTCGACCCGAAGGTCGCGCGCCTCGCGAACGTCCCCGACGGCGATGCCAACGTCGCCCGCTACGCCGGAATCCTCCGACTGCGCGGCCTGCGCATCGACGTGGGCTCGACCCAGTTCGGTGTCCCGGCGCCGCTCACGGACGTCGGCATCGTTCCCGACGCGGTCGAGATCGTCGGCAACATGACGAGCGACGACGCGTACAGCGGGACGATCACGATGAACGCCGGCGCGGGCGGCGGCTGCGCGAACGCGCAGACGATCACCCTCGATCCCAACGCCGACGCCGCGGTCTACCAGCTCGCGGGAATGTCGGCTTCGGTCCCCTACGACGATACTCGCTTTCGCAACAACGCGAGGACCGCCTTCCAGCCCGTCGCGGGCAGGAGGTTCCTCGCGCAGGTGACGGACGCGATCGGGTGCCACCACTACGTCCCGGTCTGCAACGTCGATGTGGCCGGAGGGAGGCTCGCGGTCACGGTCTCCGGCGACACGAACCTGCGCGGCGTCCTCTACGCGAACAGCGGGTCGGGTGTCGGCGGCGACTCCTACGAGAACCCGGCCGGCGGCGTCGCGCGCGGCTGTGGCTCGAGCGAAGGCGGTCGCGTCACCATCGCGCCGCTCTCGCGCGTCGTCTGGAGGCTCGCGCTGGCGACCGAGTCGATGAACGCGAGCTTCCACACCGAGCCCGGCCTCGGCCAGGTGGCCAAGGTCGATCTCGTGCGTCAGGTGATCGACTTCGACGGCGTGGCCGTCGGTCCGCCCGAGGTCATCGCCGAGTACGCGACCGACCTCAAGTTCGGGATCGTCCTCGACGTTCCCGGCGCCACTGGCGCCGCGCGCCATGTCGTCTACGACATGGACACGGACAACGGGAACGGAAGCATCTTCAACGCGACGAACGGCCCCAACAGCATCCTGCCGGGGCAGCCCGGGCCGCAGCGCGTACGCTCCGTTCGGTTCCGCCTCGCCATCCGCGCCGCCGTGGCCGACCGTGAGGTCGATCTTCCCACGGGCGTGGCGACCTCCAGGGCCCGCGTCTGCGTCGACACCGCTACACCTTGCAGGAAGTTCGCGCGCGTCCGCACGGTCGTCTCCGAGGTCGCGCTCACCAACCAGGCGGGGGCATTCTACTGA
- a CDS encoding prepilin-type N-terminal cleavage/methylation domain-containing protein, which translates to MKRTRLRRERGYTVVEVMSAMTLFAIGAAGVISMQRVTIQGGDDARRMDIAVNIAHEWSARLHRDAAFWTRPSASFPDENNLAQTTWLSGAAGLDATTLGPWTTPPLAGDHVGRSPAFDLFGRDLPAAGGDPHIFCTQYRFRWITHPGATGASQRMTALLRAEIRVYYARLDEAPIVDCFGYDPEANKPRLHFVHVTTAVRPNPEP; encoded by the coding sequence ATGAAGCGCACTCGCCTCCGCCGCGAGCGCGGCTACACCGTCGTCGAGGTGATGAGCGCGATGACGCTCTTCGCGATCGGCGCGGCCGGCGTCATCAGCATGCAGCGCGTGACGATTCAGGGCGGTGATGACGCGCGGCGCATGGACATCGCCGTGAACATCGCGCACGAGTGGTCCGCCCGGCTCCATCGCGACGCGGCGTTCTGGACGCGGCCGAGCGCCTCCTTCCCCGACGAGAACAACCTCGCGCAGACCACCTGGCTCTCTGGCGCCGCAGGCCTCGACGCGACCACGCTCGGCCCGTGGACCACGCCCCCCCTCGCGGGCGATCACGTAGGCCGGAGCCCCGCGTTCGATCTCTTCGGCCGCGATCTTCCGGCGGCGGGCGGAGACCCTCACATCTTCTGCACGCAGTATCGCTTCCGGTGGATCACCCATCCCGGAGCCACGGGAGCGTCCCAGCGCATGACCGCGCTCCTGCGCGCCGAGATCCGTGTGTACTACGCACGTCTCGACGAGGCGCCGATCGTAGACTGCTTCGGATACGACCCCGAAGCGAACAAACCCAGACTCCATTTCGTCCACGTCACGACCGCTGTGCGGCCGAACCCGGAGCCATGA
- a CDS encoding prepilin-type N-terminal cleavage/methylation domain-containing protein codes for MKGSLALRRTTRRRSRRGFTLIELMVVVMLIAILAALAAPSLATARDDQLAFSYARQVSEMVHNARARSAGRGAAHLVLYIRGAGRGELHVFEATDGLLATSTPIAGPNPVSSCRAPNQWQNVTALTPAAGDRWVHIESLNLNNMSAASVQVKQNMMMLGRVATGTDPPANVDAWALCTTPNGTTYFGSDNSAANAIAAMQSQPPFNGVAELDIARHDTGGLVVGLTRRVIIASGGAPRIKSE; via the coding sequence ATGAAGGGATCCCTCGCACTACGACGCACCACGCGACGCCGCTCGCGACGCGGCTTCACGCTCATCGAGCTGATGGTCGTCGTCATGCTCATCGCGATCCTCGCCGCCCTCGCCGCGCCCTCGCTCGCCACCGCGCGCGACGACCAGCTCGCGTTCTCCTACGCCCGCCAGGTCTCGGAAATGGTGCACAATGCACGCGCTCGCTCGGCGGGCCGCGGCGCCGCGCACCTCGTGCTCTACATCAGAGGCGCCGGAAGAGGCGAGCTCCACGTCTTCGAGGCGACGGACGGCCTCCTCGCGACGAGCACTCCGATCGCGGGCCCGAACCCAGTCTCGAGCTGCCGGGCTCCGAACCAGTGGCAGAACGTGACGGCGCTGACACCGGCCGCCGGCGACCGTTGGGTGCACATCGAGTCGCTCAATCTCAACAACATGTCCGCCGCCTCGGTGCAGGTGAAGCAAAACATGATGATGCTCGGGCGCGTCGCGACCGGGACAGACCCACCGGCCAACGTGGACGCGTGGGCGCTCTGCACGACGCCGAACGGCACGACCTACTTTGGGTCCGACAACAGCGCGGCGAACGCGATCGCTGCCATGCAGAGCCAGCCCCCGTTCAACGGGGTCGCGGAGCTCGACATCGCGCGCCACGACACGGGCGGGCTCGTCGTCGGCCTCACCCGCCGCGTCATCATCGCCAGCGGCGGCGCCCCGAGGATCAAGTCCGAATGA